The Dromaius novaehollandiae isolate bDroNov1 chromosome 4, bDroNov1.hap1, whole genome shotgun sequence genome contains the following window.
gccgcgcgctgccatctgccgcacggtgctgctcgagtcccgcagcttctccagcaaggcCCTCGCGATGGGCTGGAGGCACCTCCACTCCTGCAGCGCcggctccttcatcagctgcagcacagcaacccgGCCGTCGGCACCCGCGGACGGATGCGGACCaggcccgggagcagcagccgccccgggctccgcacgaggaagccccgccagccccggccgaccgccccggcgcccggcagctTCCCTTGGGGCCCGGCCCAGGCTGCGGCTTCGGCCAGgccgagggcagcgctgccctgtgcccggggtgctcgtgggtgggtgggggtgggcaggggccggggaagggcagctcctgagagAGCTGCTACAAGGGGGGGTCTGCTCCCGCCGGGAACAGGACACCTTCTGCCGGCACCTTCTTGCTGGCACCCTGAGAAAAGCCCTCCTaaacctccctctcccaccttctccctcacctccgcAAAGAAAGCCGCGGCCGTGACCCGCAGGTTGGCCGAGGGGGCGTCCAGCCACCgggtcagcaccagcaccaggggcagcgagacggtcccggcgcggagcagcaccctgcgcgcagagcacaggcaggcgaCGCGCGGTCACGCAGGGCGGCACCCGGCCTCGGGCCCCCGCGATCCCCCCGCTCCCACGCGGGCTCCGCTCGGCCCCTCCGAGACGCCCGGGCCCGGGGGAAGGGTCCCGCCAGCCCCTCCCGGGTCGCGGCCACCCCGGAGCAGCGAGGCGCCTCCTCGGGCTCTCACCCGGTCAGCAGGCAGACGCCGTCGTGGTGAGCCCGGGGGtcttccagggcagcccaggcgccctgctgccgcagcagccgcagccactTCCCGTCGAGGCACGTGCGCAGCACCgcctccagggtctccagggaaagcctgggcGAGGAGAGAGCAGCGAGGCCTCAGTCACGGCGACAGGCGAAGGAAACGCTGCCGCCCGCGAGGCCTTCGCTCGCTCGTGCTGCGAAACACCCCTGGAATGACCTCTCACAACCCTGAAGCCCGACAAGCTCGAAGACACCCGGCCTAGGGACCCCAGGGACCGTCGGCTCACAAACACGCCAACAGACACCAAACCAACCAGCACGCCAACCctcataaaacaagaactacaacCAGAcagacaaacccaaaccaaaatagagcccaggggaaaaaacaagtctccctggggcaccttcctccctgggaatCAAGGTTACGGGGACCCAAGCCTGGCCCCTGCGTCTCTGTCCCCCGGCTCCTACCTGCAAGGATTGTCGTCGCTCGCGTggcccttcaggaacagctttccccGGGTGATGAGTGCGGAAGAcggcatctccttgcccactgtggcgctgatctgcttcagcagcaccggcagcagctccgggagcaggcGCAGCACGGCCTCCGGGCTCTGCAGCGCTGACACCACCACAGAGATGGCCCgggtcatctgcagagaaatgcaaccCAAAGCCGCCTGTGAAAAcgaggccttttcccacctgtgccctgcccgcctcggggaccttcactgcctgcagttcactcccctgcagcccggcagcagcaaacgctctcggctgccagcgctgcccagggcccggcacggcaccggcccggggggctcaggggtGTTCGCGGCGTGCGCGGAGCTCCCTCAGGCTGAAGGGTGATTTGGGCAGTCAGGTACGAAGCCGGTGCACGTACcttgagaggctccagcgcagcctcctcctcctctgcctcgggcttggcagagctgctcctgggcTGGTCGCTTCCcgagttcttcagtttttccatcaagaCCCGCAGGACGTGGTCCACAAAGAacttcccccccaggaccctccacagctcctcggtgtcactgcaagggagcagaagTTCCCCCGTGAGCCCCCGGGCTCTGGCACCTGCGACGCCCTCGGCAGCGCCAaacgctctcctggcctccacGGGGCTGGTGGCGGCTCCTGCCcgtccgtggggccggggcagtgcacgtacctgtccatgggcagctgcttctgcagcaggctgtcgaTGACGGCCCCGGGGTGGTAGAGGGCGAGCAGGGACACGGCCTCCAGGAGGAAGTGCCGGAGCgtgtcctgctgcatggtcgGCATCCGGACGTAGATGatgctcaggatttctggcacctgaacGCAGACCACAAGAGCCgtcgtctccatcctctcttgctCCTCCCGCACGGCCCAGGCACCCCCACTCGGCCCACGAGCAATTCCTGCTCCCCGACCAGTTCTCGGGACCCAGCCCTAAAGCCCCAAGGCTCTGCGCAGCGGCGGGGGGACGCTGGACCGCCACGgggacacatctctgctgcccaccgaGGGCGACGCCGAGGAGCCACCCTGGGCTCCTCGGGCCGGGAGGGCTGAGCATCGCGCCCGAGAACCGGGGAGCAACTGGGCACTTTGGGTGCCTCAGCTCTAACTGCCTCCGTCGTGGGAGCCACCGGGGTTTGGCCCAGCAGGGTCAGTGCCACCGGACGAAGAACAACCCCGGGATGAGGCTGCCGGCACTCGGATTCGACAGAGCCCTCGGCGCTGCGCACCAGGGGCGGCGCTTTGGCTCCCGGCACCTGCACGAGGTGCCCGGCAGCGGCGGAGGCGGGAAGGCCCGAGCCCCCGGGAAAAGGCGTCTCTCACCTCCGTGAGCAGCTGCCCCCCGCACGTCTCCAGGAAGGTGAGCAGCCACTCGCCCGCTGCCTGAGCACACGCGGACTGGGCCAACAGCATCCCGTCCAGGGCGGCAGAGAGGAAGTCCGTGGCCTGCGCTGGCGGGATGTGTTTGCAGACGATCTGGGGAGACATCAGAAACGGGAGAGGCCACGTCACAGGTCTGCTCCGGCCCTTCGGAAAGGAGAGGAGACTCGagcgcgcggccggcggggcagtTCGCTGGGCccgcagggtgccagggctttacggggcagctgtgcaggcagggcctgccgTGCTCTGTGCCGCTCGACAGCCGCTTGCTGCTCCCTTGGCTCTCCCAAaacgcagcggggccccggcagcgaagcagggagccgcgcgggagcccgggcaccggctccccccgcgccgtggggccaGGCACCTTTCTGAGTCTGGAGGAAGCCTGGCGCAGAGCCTCGGCGTCTGGGGCGCTCAGCCGCTGGCACAAGGGCTgcacctcgtcctcctcggcccccgtctccagcgtcctgcctgcagggagcaccaggagagAAGGGCGGCGATGGCGACGGAGACCCACCTCTGGCCCAGGGGCCGAGAGGAAGGAAGAACGGAGCCCGGCCCCTTGCagtcgtggggcgcggggggcagcggggggctggccgaggccgggagggggctgccctcaccttgtatgcggaggaggtggccgaggcaggcccctgcCCGCTGGCAGGACGTGGCCAGCGAGTCGCAGGTGAAAGGCGCCAGCAGTCCCACCATGGAGCCAAAGGGCCCGAAAGAGGTTTCTCCCTGGGGAAACACAAGGACGACGAGGAGGTCGCGGGCAGCCCTGGCGGCCAATCTCCCTCTCCCGGCTGTGCTGGCGCCCGAGCCGTGGCAGGGCAtcggggcaggcagcggtgcagccccacagcccgggagacccaaaacccagcgcccggcgtggggcagagctccctgctggggccgcagccagcggggaggggggacacggcgtgcgggggtggggggtccctTCTCACCGTGAGCTCGAATCGCTCCTCGAAAGCGCCCAGCAGCTGggcgcaggcctgcagggccctctcccgctcccacTCCTTGGCCGAGGTGAGCCAGTACTCCAGCACCTGCGGAAGAGCACACCCGGCTCACACCGGTCCCCCCGGCCGTCCCGGCCTGCCCACCGCCACCCCAgacgcctccctcccgcccagaGTCCCGCCCAGGAGCTGCCGCCTCGGCAGCCGGTGGCGCGGCCCCTTGCGTCCCCAGCAGCCCCTCACGGAGGGCACCGGCGCagacctgccccacggccacctcgcgctgaccccgccgcctccacagcccagctctccccacgcaGCCGGCACTGGTGACgccttccccgtccccccacgGACACTCACGTGCAGCATCTCCGCGAGCCAGTCCGAGCTGAGGTCTTCCTCCAGCAGGGCCGTCAGCAGCTCGCCGAGAGCCCCCATGGTCCGCGCGTGCAGACCCTGAGCGCGGGGAGAAGGACGGGCGTTGGGCCGCGCTCGGAGACGCCCAGCTCGGCCGCaggggcagagcgcggcgcgTGCTGCGGGGGATCCCCGGAGAGGCCGGCAGAGAAGGGCCGGCAGGTACCTGCACGTGCCCGGCGTCCGCCGCCGTCGCCCCCTCCTCTTCCGCCggctccagggcaggcaggggcatcaCGCTCTGCACACACTGATCCAGGAGGTCGCGGTTTTCCTCCCGGCTCAGCGATGgcttcagtttgctggcagagaaagagggaaacacacaCGCGTCTCACTCCCGCTCCCCAGAGCGGCGGCTCAGACGacaccccccgcagccccggcgcacaGACCCTACCTCAAGTGCCCCACGGCCACAAACGCCTCCCGGCGCACGGGGGACGCCAGGCGATCCCGGGGCTCCCCCTGCACGAAGCCCTGCAGGTCACGGAGACACGCGCACAGTGGGCAGCGGGCGGCCGCCGAGAGCCCTCCCGCCGGCACCAGGCTCCGGGCGCTCCAGAGGTCGCGCGCGGCCAAGGCGGAGCATCGCGCCTCGGGGCGACCGGCCTCGGGGCTCGGCCCCGAcctccccgcggcaccggcccggccccggcactcaccagcaAGGTGTCCAGCAGCTCCCGTTTGCGGCAGAGCTccacgccgcgggagccccccgccacccGCACGGCCCGGCTGACCTCGGCGACGCTCCGGATCAGCGCCAGCTTGAGCTGCACGTCCTGCGTCCCGGCACAGGGAAACACGGCGGCGCCGGTGAGGAACTCCTCAGAGCGCCGAGGGCTCAGCGAGGAGCACGGCGGgcagcccagccccagagcaCGGCGCGCAAGGGCCACTGCGTCTGCCCAGCGCCTCGGGCACCTCGGCTCGGCACGCGGGTCGCAGGAAggaaacctcctctcccctcccgggaAGAAGCTCCCCCCGCGGAGGCACGAGCTTTCCCGGCTACCCACCGCAAGgagacccccggcccccggcccccggcccggggagcgggagggcgagtCCGGCACGCCTGCGAGGGGAAAGGGGTGCGGGAAGGGCCGCGAGCAaggccccggggggcaggacttaccttggtggagaaggagaagcccagcacctggaaggggaaaggcgGTGGGGTGAGAGGCAGAGAACCAAGGCGCACAGACGCGGGACACGCAGCAGCGGCCCCGGAGCGCACAGACCCCGCGGGGCAGCAGGGACGAACCAGGGCTGCCGCGTCCCCCTCCGCCAGCACGGGCAGGGCACAAccgcccccggggcgctgggggcagtCGGCGCTCGCGGGAGCTTCGGGGAAGACCCACGTCTGCGTGGCCGCCCTGCGCCCGcgcacccacctggcagctggcGCGGTAGTGCCGCAGGATGCGCCCCACGACGTCGCTCTCCAcgcgggccaggagctgctccggcggggcgcggagcgcgaTCCGGCCGTAGGCCAGCACGAGGGCCGCGTGCCTCcccgctctcttcccctggtggtATTCCTGCGCCGCGGGAGAAGCCGCGAGACGTCAGCCCGGCGCCTCCGTCgggccccggctcccgctgcctcccggcgaaggagccgccccgctttccacgcagcagccacccctgggcCGCCGCTGGTTTGGAAgtggaaacaaagcagaggaCAAAGGAGCCAGGACGCCCGGCATCCTTTACCTTCAGGCGTTTGAAAGCCCCGGACACTGGTCTTTCCTCCATGGACGCCCCAAactcctgcagcacctccaaggcaaggtggaagtggctctcggcagaGCCGGCCACAACCGAAATCATCgcctgcaacacaagggaaagggtgAGGCGGCCTCTGGCCGACACTCACCACGGCAAGCTCCGAGCGACACTCGCGATATCCTCCGACGGGAACAGCAGCggcaaggaaaggaggagagcctGGAGCGCTCTGCTCGGAGAGATCGCCGCTCCCCTGGGAATACCGAGGGGCTCCGGGGAAAgcagggggagaagaggaaactcacctctctctcagacacCTCCAAGTAATTCATCCTTAACAGATACTTCTTCATTTCCCCACGGACGTAGGGGACGTGCCGacacgctgccagggacaccccgacAGCTTTATACAGGAAGGCCTGAAAGACAAGCGGCCACCCCAGACGTGGTCACGCACGGTCTGGCGGCACAGAGCCGGCCGCGACGCACCAGCCCGCACCAGGCCCGGCTGagctggccgcggcgcccggccgttCCGCTCGGCTCCCGCAGAAACGAGGCCTCGGCAGGGACCCACCTGCTCCCGGGACGGCCGGGGGTAGCTGCCCGTCTGCTGGCTCAGCTCCAAGCTCAGGCCCACGGTCCAGGCCTGGCTCTCGATCGTCTCCAGCGACGTCCTCAGGAACTAGGGGAAACACAAGTTGAAGCGAAGCCCCCGCAGAGCGGGTCACGACGTGCGACGACGGGACACGGCACAACACGACACGACCCTCTGTGAtccacagctgtttgcaaaacaaaatccccagggcctttgcagggggtctttcccgtgtttcctgttttctgaacaaaaccggcatttccctgctcagggctcccctgctcctggttacctttccacccacaccttcccccttccccaccgGTAGTTGCTGCCCTCGCAGCAGTGCTGTACCTTGAGCAGAAGCTGCTCCCACTCGGCAGAGTCCAGGCAGCTCTCGCTTTGCCCTACAAAGCCGGAGCAGGAAAACCCTCCGTGTTACTTAGCGCCAGAGAAGAGCCCGGGGGCTCCTTGGCACTCAAACACCCTCCGGCTCCCACGCCAGAAGGGGCCCAAGCCGCGAGGAAGGCTCAAGCCCTGATGCCGAACTCTTGGCCGGGCTCAGGACACCTGACGGACCCTGGGGACGGGGGACAGGGGCACGGACTCAGCTCAGCCACACGCCCGCCGGTCCCAGTCCCCATCGCTCgactgcagctccagagcaaacCAGGCCCTCGCACGAGGGCTTGGACCATGCACACACGTTTGCACCAGGACACGTTTCACCCACCCCCAGGAGCGCCGAGTCCGGCCCTCCCAAACACCCACCCAGTGAGGACGCCGGGGTGCTGCCACACCTGCTCGTGGCAGTGACGGGCAAGAAAGGCCCCGTCCCCCAGATGAACTGCTCCTGGGCGTCAGCGCTGCTCCCTGGAAGGGCAACGGCTGCAGAGCCGGTGCTGAGAAACCCAGGGCCaattcccctccctcacgcctggacgccgccttctcctgcctccccttcggcctctccagcctcctcctccccgacGGCACGTTaccttccaggcactgcagcaggaaggggatcTTCACGGCCCACACCATCCCCAGGGCGCCGTGGATCTCTGCGGACAGGgcccgcagcagccgcagggcagcgacgccgcagccgccgccggcgtgaggagccgccgccaccacctgggagagggcaggcgagacccgggctcggggcggccggaggagccgcagcTTCTCCCCGCACGGAGGGCggtcgcccggccccggcccagccGGGAGCTtctccccggcgccgccggcttctcccccgcgcagcagcagggtcccgcggggccggggaggctccGACTCGCTCCCGCACGCCGCTTCCTccccgcgggctgccggccccggcctgcgACGCGGCTCTGCCCCGACCTCTCCCGCCGCCTCCAGGCCCCGAAGCGCTTTCCCCGGGGCCcctactcaccagcaggcgagccagcagggcctgcggcctCGGCAGCTTGGCTGCGAGGAGACAGAAAGGCCGGTGAGAGCGGCACGACTCGCCGtaccctgcccctgcccgggctgGGCAGCCCCCACGCGGCCCACGGGCtggtgccccggccccggcacagcccggcaCGGCTCACGGCGAGAGTTTCGGCTTCCTACctcgctgccgggaggccgcgACGTTGGGCTCCTCCTCTCCGTCCtcgccccctgctctcccccggctCTCGGCCAGCTCTCGCAGGCACCGGCAGAGCGGCACCAACGTGCCGGTGTACTGGGCTGGCACCACGTACTGCAGCAGCcgcggccacaggagctgcagggaaggacGAGGCCACTCAGCACGTCGCGGTTCCCACCTCCGTGCCAGCTCCAGCTCGTTTCAGCTCCGAGATGGAAACGACGCTCTGCACTTCCACTCGCCTTGTGCGCCTGAGGGGCTGCTCGGGGAGCACTTTGGGGAgagcggggcagggaggcagcagcagggcgcggGACGACTTACTTTGGTCATCCCCCGGACGGAGACGTCCAGGGAGCGCAGGATGTCCAAGCACAGGgcttgaagatctgctgcttcctGCGCTTCTGCCTCAGACAGCTTTCCCTGCGCCTGCAAGACACGGTTGggacagcaccagcatcagccCCTGTCCCCGAGACGGCAGGTGAAGCCTGAACCACCCAGCGCTGCCGGGATgctcccccgggagcccccatctccggaggcaggag
Protein-coding sequences here:
- the LOC135328289 gene encoding maestro heat-like repeat-containing protein family member 2B gives rise to the protein MRRLRALRGLFTCGGCWSRPPVREDGGGAAESVPAAVPTFAGRVASLSNRLQEEEGDRAEVYRELERVLQGDDGRVQSAVLARVIAAASRDMRAAQGVTEQVRTAASDVLVALARCHFDSVMCELQCRLRALGEISEDLVFVTLGKLASSYALRCVPFVGMTLFALRTMLSQVGSSRTLRAVCSVLEQWSKAVNSYLGAWEQCSFPRVGQAQLCSSVSPLFGHAVGSWLGCEEEEAKQAVLGAMAAMMGLLVREEEHRERVWEQLPWLLGQYQQVQDSFRVTKALSYFLAVLGEVQVPIPQDEVEAIGTAVHRQLSDGSKQHSGEHRSELSSCVLLLARVCPEDTVAFLRSQLGSRSEAARVVSLDLLRALVRPTAERGQSLPLLVQAVRCALGDPSRKVARAALRFTKELLGCSVQSCSAWDLVAHVFATFSQASGRLAQGKLSEAEAQEAADLQALCLDILRSLDVSVRGMTKLLWPRLLQYVVPAQYTGTLVPLCRCLRELAESRGRAGGEDGEEEPNVAASRQRAKLPRPQALLARLLVVAAAPHAGGGCGVAALRLLRALSAEIHGALGMVWAVKIPFLLQCLEGQSESCLDSAEWEQLLLKFLRTSLETIESQAWTVGLSLELSQQTGSYPRPSREQAFLYKAVGVSLAACRHVPYVRGEMKKYLLRMNYLEVSEREAMISVVAGSAESHFHLALEVLQEFGASMEERPVSGAFKRLKEYHQGKRAGRHAALVLAYGRIALRAPPEQLLARVESDVVGRILRHYRASCQVLGFSFSTKDVQLKLALIRSVAEVSRAVRVAGGSRGVELCRKRELLDTLLGFVQGEPRDRLASPVRREAFVAVGHLSKLKPSLSREENRDLLDQCVQSVMPLPALEPAEEEGATAADAGHVQGLHARTMGALGELLTALLEEDLSSDWLAEMLHVLEYWLTSAKEWERERALQACAQLLGAFEERFELTGETSFGPFGSMVGLLAPFTCDSLATSCQRAGACLGHLLRIQGRTLETGAEEDEVQPLCQRLSAPDAEALRQASSRLRKIVCKHIPPAQATDFLSAALDGMLLAQSACAQAAGEWLLTFLETCGGQLLTEVPEILSIIYVRMPTMQQDTLRHFLLEAVSLLALYHPGAVIDSLLQKQLPMDSDTEELWRVLGGKFFVDHVLRVLMEKLKNSGSDQPRSSSAKPEAEEEEAALEPLKMTRAISVVVSALQSPEAVLRLLPELLPVLLKQISATVGKEMPSSALITRGKLFLKGHASDDNPCRLSLETLEAVLRTCLDGKWLRLLRQQGAWAALEDPRAHHDGVCLLTGVLLRAGTVSLPLVLVLTRWLDAPSANLRVTAAAFFAELMKEPALQEWRCLQPIARALLEKLRDSSSTVRQMAARGLGNLVSGAPEKLRKHKGAMLEALRRGLEDAAAAEVVAESLLALAKVVTELKGKAVGSAFRDIARATKGFFDAEQASLRSAAFTLYGVLAASATSRWRSFFTAELGSTWATLVLHLRDPDPGASMACQGALRLCAPFLGLRRVRQGLAVNTRLSAAELLGDVCSQLAQESPEHQEMLYVAARRCFLGSCGELQAAALDVAGVLVEHAGLEWLTREEAMPLSATLRVLRSDGDPRVQQAAARLLRDTGLEQPPRRR